DNA from Demetria terragena DSM 11295:
GTCTTCTGCCGTGTTCTTGGTGGGGAAGTGACCTTGCCAGATGTTGCAGTGATGCTCGCCGCTAGGCGTGAGTTCGTTGCCCCACGCAAAGCGTTGTTGCTCGAGGCCGCCGCGGGCGGCGTACTCCCATTCCGCCTCGGTCGGGAGTCGCACGCCTGCCCAGGTGCAGTAGGCCATCGCGTCGCGCCAGGACACGTGCACGACCGGGTGCATGCCGCGCTCGCGGGTGTCGCTGCCGGGTCCCTCGGGCGCGTTCCAGGTCGCGCCGTCGATGCCGCACCACCACGGCGCAGCATCGGGCCGTGGTGCGCCTCGGCGCAGGTGAGCGGGAAGGAAGCTGGCGAAGACGTAGGACCACCCGAACTCCTCGGCGTCGGTGACGTGACCCGTCGCTTGAACGAAGGCGGCGAACTCATGATTCGTGACTGCATGGGGGGCGATGTGCAGCGGGGCGATCTCCACCGAGCGCACCGGAGCTTCACCGTCCCCGGGGAAGCCAGCCACGTCATCCGTACCCATCAAGAACGTGCCGCCCGGCAGGCTGAGCATCGGAACTGTTGTGCCGGAGGGGTATTCGCCGCCAGCAGTGGGTAGGGAGGATCCTGACACCGTGGGAGCGGTCGCCTCGTGGGATCCGCGGGAGGGCGCGCAGCACGCAGCGGGTTCGTCCGACATGCTCTCAATTGTTGCGGTTGGTGCTGCCGCGTGCCGACAACCCCACCCCGACCAAAGAACGAACCACTACGACTCACGGCTAGTTCTGTGTGACCTTGGCCTCTGAAGTGGCCGATTGGTACGGCACGGCCCAAGACCTACCGCAGAATGATCAGCAGGGGGGCGCCTGCGTCGGATCGACCTGGTCCCGTCATGCCGAAACCGCCTCTGGCGGACTGACTAGAAAGTGTGCGATGGCTTCATTTCTCTACAAGGTGGGTCACTTCTCGTACCGACGATGGTGGGCCGTGCTG
Protein-coding regions in this window:
- a CDS encoding formylglycine-generating enzyme family protein: MSDEPAACCAPSRGSHEATAPTVSGSSLPTAGGEYPSGTTVPMLSLPGGTFLMGTDDVAGFPGDGEAPVRSVEIAPLHIAPHAVTNHEFAAFVQATGHVTDAEEFGWSYVFASFLPAHLRRGAPRPDAAPWWCGIDGATWNAPEGPGSDTRERGMHPVVHVSWRDAMAYCTWAGVRLPTEAEWEYAARGGLEQQRFAWGNELTPSGEHHCNIWQGHFPTKNTAEDGYKGTCPVDAFYPNGFGLYNVAGNVWEWCADWWGTTHSPSPCANPTGPKDGPAKVIRGGSYLCHDSYCNRYRVAARSANTPDSTAGNTGFRVASDSAVVR